Proteins found in one Acidobacteriota bacterium genomic segment:
- a CDS encoding methylmalonyl-CoA mutase — MTGTRHRRIYFRLMSSDDADIETTSGIPLPNAYGPDDLAERGFDPADLGEPGSYPYTRGPRRTMYRGKLWTMRQYAGFSTARESNRRYRMLLERGTTGLSVAFDLPTQIGMDSDADLARGEVGKVGVAIDSIDDMETLLDGIPLAEISMSMTINAPASILLAMVLVVAERRGIPWEKLRGTIQNDILKEYTARGTYIFPPRPSLRLVTDTFEFCAREVPNWNTISVSGYHIREAGSTAVQELAFTLANGIEYVTRAVERGLDVDLFAPRISFFFNAHNEFLEEIAKFRAARRMWAKIMRERFGAKTEKAMALRFHAQTAGSTLTAQQPENNVVRVAYQALSAVLGGCQSLHTNSKDEALALPTEDAATLALRTQQILAFETGVASTADPMAGSFAVESLTLDLEERAWALIEKIDEMGGSLEAIDAGWIQNEIADSAYRAQLSTEKGSSVVVGVNRFEDDSGKSLPILTLDERSEEEQVERLRSFRASRDSDSTRSEEHRSALRQLAEAAARDRNLLPPIVEAVRRLATVGEIVNALKDTFGEHTEHGI; from the coding sequence ATGACGGGAACGAGACATCGGCGGATATACTTCCGGCTCATGTCGAGTGACGACGCCGATATCGAGACGACGTCCGGGATCCCGCTGCCGAATGCCTACGGTCCGGACGACCTCGCCGAGCGCGGCTTCGATCCGGCCGATCTCGGCGAGCCTGGTTCGTATCCATACACGCGCGGTCCCCGCAGGACGATGTACCGGGGAAAGCTCTGGACGATGCGCCAGTACGCCGGATTCTCCACCGCTCGGGAGTCGAACCGCCGATATCGCATGCTTCTGGAGCGTGGCACGACGGGGTTGTCGGTGGCCTTCGACCTTCCGACCCAGATCGGTATGGATTCGGACGCGGACCTCGCCCGGGGGGAGGTGGGGAAGGTCGGAGTCGCGATCGACAGCATCGACGACATGGAGACGCTGCTCGACGGGATTCCGCTCGCCGAGATCTCGATGTCGATGACGATCAATGCTCCCGCGTCGATCCTGCTCGCGATGGTTCTCGTCGTCGCCGAGCGGCGGGGAATCCCGTGGGAAAAGCTACGAGGAACAATTCAGAACGACATTCTGAAGGAGTACACGGCTCGCGGGACTTACATTTTTCCGCCGCGCCCCTCGCTGCGGCTCGTCACCGACACCTTCGAATTCTGCGCGCGTGAAGTGCCGAACTGGAACACGATCTCGGTGTCCGGGTATCACATTCGCGAGGCAGGATCTACGGCCGTCCAGGAGCTCGCTTTCACCCTCGCGAACGGAATCGAGTACGTCACCCGAGCGGTCGAGCGCGGACTGGACGTCGATCTGTTCGCTCCCCGTATCTCGTTCTTCTTCAACGCTCACAACGAGTTTCTGGAGGAGATCGCGAAGTTTCGCGCTGCCCGCAGGATGTGGGCGAAGATCATGCGCGAGCGCTTCGGAGCAAAGACCGAGAAGGCGATGGCTCTGCGGTTCCATGCGCAAACTGCGGGATCGACTCTTACCGCGCAACAGCCAGAGAACAATGTCGTCCGGGTGGCCTATCAGGCTCTGAGCGCGGTCCTCGGAGGTTGCCAGTCGCTCCATACCAACTCGAAGGACGAAGCGCTGGCTCTTCCGACGGAAGATGCTGCGACGCTCGCGCTGCGAACCCAGCAGATCCTCGCATTCGAGACCGGGGTTGCATCGACGGCAGATCCGATGGCGGGGTCTTTCGCGGTCGAATCGCTGACCCTCGATCTGGAGGAACGCGCCTGGGCTCTGATCGAAAAGATCGACGAGATGGGCGGATCGCTCGAGGCGATCGACGCCGGATGGATCCAGAACGAGATTGCCGACTCGGCATACCGCGCGCAGTTGAGCACCGAGAAGGGCTCCTCGGTGGTGGTCGGAGTCAACCGGTTCGAGGACGACTCCGGGAAGAGCCTCCCGATTCTGACACTCGACGAGCGGAGCGAGGAAGAACAGGTGGAGCGCCTGCGCAGCTTCCGCGCATCACGAGACTCCGACTCGACGCGCTCGGAAGAGCACCGGTCCGCACTTCGCCAGCTCGCCGAGGCGGCGGCACGGGATCGGAATCTGCTTCCTCCGATCGTCGAGGCGGTTCGGCGCCTCGCCACGGTCGGCGAGATCGTAAACGCCCTGAAGGACACATTCGGTGAACATACAGAACACGGGATCTGA
- a CDS encoding aconitate hydratase, with translation MKPAEKVTLTSGRRVLFLTKDPDLIRKQLSGELDLTLDDLQVPDDLLDDINTDAMTPAWVCFRHRPEDIARDAYAGLIVDGARLFETDALIDGNFEVIVSGYRKGTGSSRETAVQAEKWSGIRIAIAESFAPIHAQNNINQGVLMGDYEVLRRLMQGDSIPLSELYEDYDPITQLIVRWGGLFPFAKALESGEIEIPPIDTGERPMNMTEKVLARHLLPGCGSEYVKPGDAVLVNVDGGYTHEFTTAQVHHFLTQEYGPDYEIRNPAKFAVFEDHLIYADDVDKMRPFIPEIQTLRRMQREFQQHTGVRDFSAVDRISPGICHEVAREELVDPGDFIQATDSHTCMGGVNNALSWGVGATEYANLVHSGFTQVEIPEAIRFDLVGELQPSVTAKDVMLHILLEYARPQKTLNRVMEFTGAGLATLSMDERATLANMATECSARGAIVAADEETYRWIASLRPDADVDAMRARSVAPDHGAEYAGGTHVIDLAVIVPMVAHPGDPDHGIPSDPTNGELVANVADVEIDIAYGGSCTAGKIDDLIFYHRVCAEAVQEGLKVADGVRFYIQFGSRMVEEFCREQGMIETFEKAGVELIHPGCGACIGCGPGVSTESEQVTISAINRNYKGRSGPGRLWLASPLTVAASAFTGRITAFESGMFASMRETVTTGSSERAR, from the coding sequence ATGAAGCCAGCCGAAAAAGTCACGCTCACATCCGGCAGACGGGTCCTGTTTCTCACCAAAGATCCGGATCTGATCCGGAAACAGCTCTCCGGAGAGCTCGACCTCACGCTCGACGACCTTCAGGTGCCCGACGATCTTTTAGACGACATCAACACGGACGCCATGACCCCTGCCTGGGTCTGCTTCCGGCATCGCCCCGAGGACATTGCCAGGGATGCGTATGCCGGATTGATCGTCGATGGGGCGCGGCTTTTCGAGACCGACGCACTGATCGACGGCAACTTCGAGGTGATCGTTTCCGGCTACCGGAAGGGGACGGGAAGCTCGAGGGAGACCGCCGTCCAGGCGGAGAAGTGGAGCGGGATCCGGATCGCGATCGCCGAATCGTTCGCTCCGATTCACGCCCAGAACAACATCAATCAGGGCGTCCTCATGGGGGATTACGAGGTTCTCCGGCGACTGATGCAGGGCGATTCTATTCCCCTCTCGGAGCTCTACGAGGACTACGACCCGATCACGCAGCTGATCGTTCGCTGGGGTGGACTCTTTCCCTTTGCGAAGGCGCTCGAGAGCGGAGAGATCGAGATTCCACCGATCGACACCGGCGAGCGGCCGATGAACATGACCGAGAAGGTGCTCGCCCGGCACCTCCTTCCCGGCTGTGGAAGCGAGTACGTCAAACCGGGTGATGCCGTTCTCGTCAACGTCGATGGCGGATACACGCACGAGTTCACGACCGCCCAGGTCCATCATTTCCTGACTCAGGAGTATGGCCCCGATTACGAGATCAGGAATCCCGCCAAATTCGCGGTCTTCGAAGATCACCTGATTTACGCGGACGACGTCGACAAGATGCGTCCCTTCATCCCCGAGATCCAGACGCTGCGGCGGATGCAGCGGGAGTTTCAGCAGCACACGGGAGTTCGGGATTTCTCGGCGGTCGATCGAATCTCGCCCGGAATCTGTCACGAGGTGGCGCGGGAGGAGCTCGTCGATCCGGGAGACTTCATCCAGGCGACCGACAGCCATACGTGCATGGGGGGCGTGAACAATGCGCTGTCGTGGGGTGTCGGTGCCACCGAATACGCGAACCTCGTCCATTCGGGATTCACGCAGGTCGAGATTCCCGAAGCGATCCGGTTCGATCTCGTGGGCGAGCTGCAGCCGAGCGTGACCGCGAAGGACGTGATGCTCCACATCCTGCTCGAGTACGCACGTCCGCAGAAAACGCTCAACCGGGTCATGGAGTTCACCGGCGCCGGCCTCGCGACCCTCTCGATGGACGAACGGGCGACGCTCGCGAACATGGCGACGGAATGCTCGGCACGCGGAGCAATCGTTGCCGCGGACGAGGAGACGTACCGCTGGATCGCGTCACTTCGACCCGATGCCGACGTCGATGCGATGCGGGCCCGGTCGGTCGCACCCGATCACGGAGCCGAGTACGCCGGCGGCACGCACGTCATCGATCTCGCCGTGATCGTTCCGATGGTGGCGCACCCGGGCGATCCCGATCACGGGATTCCGTCGGATCCGACCAACGGAGAGCTGGTCGCCAACGTCGCCGACGTCGAGATCGACATCGCGTACGGCGGAAGCTGCACCGCTGGAAAGATCGATGATCTCATCTTCTATCACCGCGTCTGCGCCGAGGCGGTGCAGGAGGGGTTGAAAGTCGCTGACGGCGTGAGGTTTTACATCCAGTTCGGCTCGCGCATGGTCGAGGAGTTCTGTCGCGAACAGGGGATGATCGAGACGTTCGAGAAGGCGGGGGTCGAGCTGATCCACCCCGGATGCGGCGCCTGCATCGGCTGCGGGCCGGGCGTCTCGACCGAATCCGAGCAGGTGACGATCAGCGCGATCAACCGGAACTACAAGGGGCGCTCCGGCCCGGGACGGCTCTGGCTCGCCTCGCCGCTGACCGTCGCGGCATCCGCGTTCACCGGGCGGATCACGGCGTTCGAATCGGGCATGTTCGCTTCGATGCGCGAAACGGTCACGACCGGCTCGAGCGAGCGCGCCCGATGA
- a CDS encoding ZIP family metal transporter, translating into MDPALTSSLIIVAAGLLAGGIPLFFEWSHRQAHQWIAFGAGVILGAAFIHMIPEALELAGIRNLAWLLGGFLLLYGIEQLTMSHHHSHDEESGAFHELGLLTFIGIAVHDLVDGIALGSGHHVPELTPSLFAALVLHKVPTAFSLTVLLWHGGYRKGKIMLMLLGALLMIPLGVLIFDPVMHRLGDDQPVAVGRLILFSAGTFIYISVYELLPEMHRLSSQHAKIGRFFLVGLFSMFLLNLLHPVV; encoded by the coding sequence TTGGACCCGGCACTCACATCCAGCCTGATCATCGTCGCCGCGGGGCTTCTCGCGGGCGGAATTCCGCTGTTTTTCGAATGGTCTCACCGTCAGGCGCACCAGTGGATCGCGTTCGGCGCCGGCGTCATCCTCGGAGCTGCATTCATCCACATGATCCCGGAAGCGCTCGAGCTCGCCGGCATCCGCAACCTCGCCTGGCTTCTCGGCGGCTTTCTGCTGCTCTACGGAATCGAACAACTCACGATGTCGCATCATCACTCACACGACGAAGAATCGGGTGCATTTCACGAGCTCGGGCTGCTGACCTTCATCGGGATCGCGGTGCACGATCTCGTCGATGGCATCGCGCTCGGTTCGGGCCATCACGTACCGGAGCTCACGCCGTCGCTTTTCGCCGCGCTGGTGCTTCACAAGGTGCCGACGGCGTTCTCGCTGACCGTCCTGCTGTGGCATGGCGGCTACCGGAAGGGGAAGATCATGTTGATGCTGCTGGGGGCACTGCTGATGATCCCGCTGGGCGTCCTGATCTTCGACCCGGTCATGCACCGGCTCGGCGACGATCAACCGGTGGCGGTGGGCCGTCTAATCCTCTTTTCGGCTGGAACATTCATCTACATCAGCGTCTACGAACTGCTGCCGGAGATGCACCGGCTGTCGAGCCAGCACGCGAAGATAGGCCGATTCTTTCTGGTCGGCCTCTTCTCGATGTTCCTGCTGAACCTGCTGCACCCGGTTGTGTGA
- a CDS encoding ABC transporter permease, producing the protein MNLPLLLALRYLRRPTDRLVTLGGLLSLGGIVIGVTALVISMALMTGYRQDLEKKILGGNAEIMLFSQTGLIRDPDAMIARAESVEGVARAWPAVFQGGIVTSEKNVRGEEVMIKGLASPLPPGEQLARIVGGRELRSAGGEWTVAIGTHLARRLGVTVGEVVTITVPTERSGSFLPRSETWTVGNVYETGFFELDDSWLFTDIEAARQLLASPGITAAIEVHVVEGSNLDTVIAGLERELGDGVTVTDWRRGNQQLFHLLALQQFGLFLVIGMIVLVSTFNIVSMLVMTIHEKGREIALLITLGGESRLIRKTFIYYGLIVGIVGSALGVGIGVVASLIITRYELVSFGPEIAQVYFVSSIPFINRPLDLLTIAAFSIGICFIAAYATSSRATRVQPADALRHS; encoded by the coding sequence TTGAATCTTCCACTTCTACTGGCGCTTCGCTATCTCCGCCGTCCGACCGACCGGCTGGTGACGCTCGGCGGTCTGCTCTCTCTCGGCGGCATCGTCATCGGCGTGACGGCACTCGTGATCTCGATGGCGCTCATGACCGGCTACCGGCAGGATCTCGAAAAGAAGATCCTCGGCGGTAACGCGGAGATCATGCTTTTCAGCCAGACGGGCCTGATCCGCGACCCCGACGCGATGATCGCCCGGGCGGAATCCGTCGAAGGAGTCGCGAGGGCGTGGCCTGCCGTCTTTCAGGGGGGGATCGTCACCTCGGAAAAGAACGTGCGGGGAGAAGAAGTCATGATCAAGGGGCTGGCTTCCCCGCTCCCTCCCGGCGAGCAGCTTGCCAGAATCGTCGGAGGGCGGGAGCTCAGAAGCGCCGGCGGAGAGTGGACCGTCGCGATCGGCACCCATCTCGCGCGCCGGCTCGGCGTGACCGTCGGCGAGGTCGTGACCATCACCGTTCCGACCGAGCGTTCGGGGTCCTTCCTGCCGCGCTCGGAGACCTGGACGGTCGGGAATGTCTACGAGACCGGGTTCTTCGAGCTCGACGATTCCTGGCTCTTCACCGACATCGAAGCGGCGCGGCAACTTCTCGCTTCGCCCGGCATCACGGCTGCGATCGAGGTTCACGTCGTCGAGGGGAGCAACCTCGACACCGTGATCGCGGGACTCGAGCGGGAGCTCGGAGACGGCGTCACCGTCACCGACTGGCGCAGAGGCAACCAGCAGCTCTTCCATCTTCTGGCGCTTCAGCAGTTCGGGCTCTTCCTCGTGATCGGGATGATCGTGCTGGTATCGACATTCAACATCGTGTCGATGCTCGTGATGACGATTCACGAGAAGGGACGGGAGATCGCGCTGCTGATCACTCTGGGCGGGGAGTCGCGCCTGATCCGGAAGACGTTCATCTACTACGGCTTGATCGTCGGGATCGTGGGAAGCGCTCTCGGTGTCGGCATCGGCGTGGTCGCATCGCTGATCATCACCCGATACGAGCTCGTATCGTTCGGGCCGGAGATCGCGCAGGTCTATTTCGTCTCTTCGATTCCATTCATCAACCGTCCGCTCGATCTTCTGACGATCGCCGCTTTCTCGATCGGCATCTGTTTCATCGCCGCGTATGCCACGAGCTCCCGAGCGACGCGAGTCCAGCCGGCGGACGCACTCCGGCATAGCTGA
- the carA gene encoding glutamine-hydrolyzing carbamoyl-phosphate synthase small subunit: protein MSVKLVIESGAVFEGEGFGSQEPRVGEVVFNTSSTGYQEILTDPSYSFQIVVMTSPHIGNYGLSDEGLQSSKPQVAGFVVREMSESHHRESGMNLDQYLREAGIPGIMGIDTRALTRLIRDGGAARGVIVDASESNDEALDRIRKSPSMTGRDLVGEVTSKSPRTVPFAGEGETPARIAVYDYGIKKRIVDQLARRAEVVIYPADTDASEILEGGFDGVLLSNGPGDPEPVTYAQENIRNLIGRIPVMGVCLGHQLLGLALGGRTYKLKFGHHGGNHPVEDLRTGRVEITAQNHGFAVDPESLPPGVEPTHINLNDQTLEGFRHTSEPVIAIQFHPEAAPGPSDSVHLFGELFRMIEEHSGSRTANR from the coding sequence ATGTCAGTGAAGCTCGTAATCGAGAGCGGCGCAGTGTTCGAAGGGGAAGGATTCGGCTCGCAAGAGCCGCGCGTCGGGGAGGTCGTCTTCAATACGTCCTCGACCGGGTACCAGGAGATTCTGACCGACCCGTCGTACAGCTTCCAGATCGTCGTGATGACGAGTCCGCACATCGGAAATTACGGGCTGAGCGATGAGGGACTTCAGAGCTCGAAACCACAGGTGGCTGGCTTCGTGGTGCGGGAGATGAGCGAATCGCATCATCGGGAGTCCGGAATGAATCTCGATCAGTACCTGCGCGAAGCCGGCATTCCGGGCATCATGGGGATCGATACACGTGCGCTGACCCGGCTGATCCGAGATGGAGGGGCCGCGCGAGGAGTCATCGTCGATGCGTCCGAATCGAACGACGAAGCGCTCGACCGCATTCGTAAGTCACCGTCGATGACCGGCCGCGATCTCGTCGGCGAGGTCACTTCGAAATCGCCCCGAACGGTCCCCTTTGCCGGCGAAGGCGAGACACCCGCGAGAATCGCCGTCTACGATTACGGAATCAAGAAGCGCATCGTCGATCAGCTTGCGCGACGCGCGGAGGTCGTCATCTATCCCGCGGATACCGACGCATCGGAGATCCTCGAAGGGGGCTTCGACGGCGTGCTCCTCTCGAATGGTCCCGGGGATCCCGAGCCCGTCACCTATGCACAGGAGAACATCCGGAATCTCATCGGCAGAATCCCCGTCATGGGTGTCTGCCTCGGTCATCAGCTGCTCGGCCTCGCGCTCGGTGGTCGAACGTACAAGCTGAAGTTCGGCCATCACGGCGGGAACCACCCGGTGGAGGACCTCAGGACGGGGCGGGTCGAGATCACCGCGCAGAATCACGGGTTCGCGGTCGATCCGGAGTCCCTTCCGCCCGGTGTCGAACCGACACACATCAATCTCAATGATCAGACGCTCGAAGGGTTTCGACATACCTCGGAACCGGTGATCGCGATTCAGTTTCATCCGGAAGCCGCACCCGGTCCTTCCGACTCGGTGCATCTCTTCGGCGAGCTGTTCCGGATGATCGAGGAACACTCCGGCTCCCGCACGGCGAACCGTTGA
- a CDS encoding dehydrogenase: protein MKKRFLLDAWPLLRQIRTGSDGTGAEAMSDRTRTLETKTKGLRATKSICPYCAVGCGQLVYAKNDRLVAIEGDPESPISRGRLCPKGSASHQLLTHAGRLTKVKYRAPRATEWTEIPLDRAMEMIAERVWESRSRTFVPERDGHQWMQCAGIAHLGGATLDNEENYLIKKLFTAGLGMTRVSNQARI, encoded by the coding sequence ATGAAGAAGCGATTTCTTCTCGACGCCTGGCCTCTCCTCCGGCAGATCAGAACCGGGAGCGACGGAACGGGCGCCGAGGCGATGTCCGATCGAACCCGAACGCTCGAAACGAAGACGAAGGGTCTGCGCGCAACGAAATCGATCTGTCCCTACTGCGCCGTCGGTTGCGGACAACTCGTCTATGCGAAGAATGACCGGCTCGTCGCGATCGAAGGGGATCCTGAATCGCCGATCTCACGGGGGCGCCTCTGCCCGAAAGGTTCGGCGAGTCATCAGTTGCTCACCCATGCCGGACGACTGACGAAGGTGAAGTATCGCGCCCCACGCGCCACCGAATGGACCGAGATCCCGCTCGATCGTGCGATGGAGATGATCGCCGAGCGCGTCTGGGAATCGCGCTCGCGGACCTTCGTGCCCGAACGCGACGGCCACCAGTGGATGCAGTGCGCCGGGATCGCGCACCTCGGTGGTGCGACGCTCGACAACGAAGAGAACTACCTCATCAAAAAGCTCTTCACCGCCGGCCTGGGGATGACGCGCGTCAGCAACCAGGCCAGGATATGA
- a CDS encoding molybdopterin-dependent oxidoreductase, protein MPGLGTSFGRGGATTAQQDLANSDAILIMGSSMAENHPVGFQWVMEAKKRGAKVIHVDPRFTRTSAVADYWLPLRAGSDITFLGGLVNHVIEHDRIFRDYVVAYTNAPVLLRDDLRLPDENEGLFSGWNGEEDPTRYDPESWFYRNSRERANREPDSSDRGGEGLDFEGIERDDTLEDPRTVYQKLKAQFSRYTPEMVQRVCGVPRDRFVEIAKIFSAASGPEKTAAICYAVGWTQHSSGVQTIRTAAILQMLLGNIGRPGGGILALRGHASIQGSTDIPTLFDILPGYLAMPKLGESANLDAHLFAHKVDKGWWANYDRYLVSLLKAYYGSAATESNDWGFGWLPRVTGDHSHQGYWLEMARGELEGLFVMGQNPAVGAPSSGFERKALAQLDWMVVRDLVETETASFWRNSPEVRRGETKPEEIETEVFLLPAAGHAEKDGTFTNTQRLLQWHDRAVEPPGDARSETWFMVHLGRLLKARAEEENRKIDEPLRALTWDYRTDSKGEPDAEEVLREINGSRTATGELVSGYGDLEADGSTSCGCWIYSGVFPEEGRNRARERAPTGPYAQGWGWAWPSDRRILYNRASARPDGAPWSESKKLVWWDEVAEKWTGLDTPDFASSKRPDYIPDDGATGDDALRGDRPFIMHQDGAGWIWVPSGLRDGPLPAHYEPLEAPIRNPFYDQQVNPAATRLEPDPTRWAESPDERYPFVLTTYRLTEHHTAGGMTRTLPRLAELQPELFCEISPQLASERAVRNGDEVEIATPRGRIRAKALVTPRMRSLEIDGKVVHQVGLPYHWGSNGVVTGDIVNDLVALSEEPNVKIMESKGLLCDLRPVGSRT, encoded by the coding sequence GTGCCCGGTCTGGGCACCTCGTTCGGACGCGGCGGGGCGACGACCGCCCAGCAGGACCTCGCGAACTCCGACGCGATCCTCATCATGGGATCGTCGATGGCCGAAAACCATCCGGTCGGCTTTCAGTGGGTGATGGAGGCAAAAAAGCGTGGTGCCAAGGTCATCCACGTCGATCCGCGGTTCACCCGCACGTCGGCCGTCGCCGACTACTGGCTTCCTCTACGCGCGGGATCCGACATCACATTCCTCGGGGGACTCGTCAATCATGTGATCGAGCACGATCGGATCTTTCGCGACTATGTCGTCGCGTACACCAATGCGCCCGTCCTTCTGAGAGACGACCTCCGCCTTCCGGACGAGAACGAAGGGCTGTTTTCGGGGTGGAACGGTGAAGAGGATCCGACCCGCTACGATCCGGAGAGCTGGTTCTATCGGAACTCCCGTGAGCGTGCGAACCGTGAACCCGACTCCTCCGACCGTGGAGGGGAGGGACTCGACTTCGAAGGGATCGAGCGCGACGACACGCTCGAAGATCCTCGCACGGTCTATCAGAAGCTGAAAGCGCAGTTCAGCCGGTATACCCCCGAAATGGTCCAGCGAGTCTGCGGAGTGCCGCGGGATCGCTTCGTTGAGATCGCCAAGATCTTCAGCGCAGCGTCGGGACCGGAGAAGACGGCGGCGATCTGCTATGCGGTCGGATGGACCCAGCATTCGTCGGGCGTCCAGACGATCCGGACGGCCGCGATCCTCCAGATGCTGCTCGGTAACATCGGAAGGCCCGGTGGCGGCATTCTCGCTCTGCGAGGACATGCGTCGATCCAGGGGTCGACCGACATACCGACGCTGTTCGACATCCTGCCGGGTTATCTCGCGATGCCGAAACTCGGAGAGTCGGCAAACCTCGACGCACATCTATTCGCTCACAAGGTCGATAAAGGATGGTGGGCGAATTACGACCGGTATCTCGTCAGTCTGCTCAAGGCGTATTACGGAAGCGCGGCGACCGAGTCGAACGACTGGGGCTTCGGCTGGCTCCCCCGCGTGACTGGGGATCATTCTCATCAGGGCTACTGGCTCGAGATGGCGAGAGGCGAGCTGGAGGGGCTCTTCGTGATGGGGCAGAATCCGGCGGTCGGCGCCCCGAGCTCCGGTTTCGAGCGAAAGGCGCTCGCGCAGCTCGACTGGATGGTCGTTCGCGATCTGGTCGAGACCGAGACGGCGAGCTTCTGGCGGAACTCCCCCGAGGTGCGGCGTGGCGAGACGAAACCGGAGGAGATCGAAACCGAGGTCTTTCTCCTTCCGGCGGCGGGCCACGCCGAGAAGGATGGGACGTTCACGAACACCCAACGCCTTCTCCAGTGGCACGACCGCGCCGTCGAGCCTCCGGGCGACGCCCGCAGCGAGACGTGGTTCATGGTCCACCTCGGGCGCCTGCTCAAGGCGCGCGCAGAGGAGGAGAATCGGAAGATCGACGAGCCGCTCCGCGCTCTCACCTGGGACTACCGGACCGATTCGAAAGGGGAGCCGGACGCCGAGGAGGTTCTGCGGGAGATCAACGGCTCCAGAACGGCGACCGGAGAGCTCGTTTCGGGCTATGGGGACCTCGAGGCCGACGGTTCGACTTCCTGCGGATGCTGGATCTATTCGGGCGTGTTTCCGGAGGAAGGGCGGAACCGGGCGCGGGAGAGAGCCCCCACCGGCCCCTACGCCCAGGGATGGGGCTGGGCGTGGCCCTCGGATCGCCGCATCCTCTACAACCGCGCGTCGGCCAGACCCGACGGCGCCCCATGGAGCGAGAGCAAGAAGCTCGTCTGGTGGGACGAGGTCGCGGAGAAATGGACGGGGCTCGACACGCCCGATTTCGCGTCATCGAAGCGGCCTGATTACATCCCTGACGACGGTGCGACGGGGGACGATGCTCTGCGAGGTGATCGGCCTTTCATCATGCATCAGGATGGAGCCGGGTGGATCTGGGTACCGTCGGGTCTGAGGGATGGCCCGCTTCCGGCGCACTACGAGCCGCTCGAAGCACCGATCCGCAATCCGTTCTACGATCAGCAGGTGAATCCCGCCGCGACGAGACTGGAGCCCGATCCGACGCGGTGGGCCGAGTCGCCGGACGAGCGCTATCCGTTCGTTCTGACCACCTACCGCCTGACCGAGCATCACACGGCGGGCGGAATGACACGCACGCTTCCGCGGCTTGCCGAGCTCCAGCCGGAGCTCTTCTGCGAGATCTCGCCGCAGCTCGCCTCGGAGCGCGCGGTTCGGAATGGCGACGAGGTCGAGATCGCCACCCCGCGCGGACGGATCCGGGCGAAAGCGCTGGTTACGCCACGAATGCGATCGCTCGAGATCGATGGGAAAGTCGTTCATCAGGTGGGGTTGCCCTATCACTGGGGCTCGAACGGAGTGGTGACCGGTGACATCGTGAACGATCTGGTCGCTCTGTCGGAAGAGCCGAATGTGAAGATCATGGAATCGAAAGGTCTGCTGTGCGATCTGCGTCCCGTCGGGAGCCGGACGTGA
- a CDS encoding ORF6N domain-containing protein, translated as MMAKSVKSIDVDSRIFEIRGQKVMIDFDLAEVYGVTTSALNQAVRRNESRFPDNFRFQLTRQELENLKSQSVTSSGHGGRRKLPWAFTEHGAIMARQLPG; from the coding sequence ATGATGGCAAAGAGCGTCAAATCGATCGACGTCGATTCCCGAATTTTCGAAATCCGGGGTCAGAAGGTGATGATCGACTTCGACCTTGCGGAGGTCTACGGCGTCACGACGTCGGCTCTGAACCAGGCGGTGAGACGCAACGAATCCCGATTTCCGGACAATTTTCGATTCCAGCTCACCCGGCAGGAGCTCGAGAACTTGAAATCACAATCTGTGACATCAAGTGGACATGGTGGCCGCCGAAAGCTGCCCTGGGCGTTTACCGAGCACGGCGCGATCATGGCCCGGCAACTACCTGGCTGA